Genomic window (Diabrotica undecimpunctata isolate CICGRU chromosome 6, icDiaUnde3, whole genome shotgun sequence):
agagacggtgtctccttgccgtactcctcgctgtatagagaatttatttatttcttgtttacaTAATCTTaagctagctgtggcattttgttAGATATATTTGATGGCGGCTTTGTCAAAGCGAtattttttctataaaccccTTAATTGCGGCATAAGTGTTTAAGAGGTTTTTGGAACTTCAGATTCAGGACATTAAGTGTCTCAAAAAAGTCAGACAAATAAGCCaagtaaaagatatttttatcatctgtaaatcttctgtGAAGATCTTGTTTTGAATTCATTAACAAAATTTCAACTTCTGACTTTAAATTGAATAATCTTGCCAGCATATTTCCTTTGAATTACCACCGAACCTCTGTGTGAAACAGGTCTCCTGATCACTATTCAGTTCTTGACATAATGCCTGAAAGAGCCTAATGTTTAATGCGCTGGATTTGATGTGGTTAACTATTTTAATTGCTAAGTTTAATGTGACGTTGAGAGGTTCAGGAAAAGTCTGACTAGCTAAAGCTTATCTCTGAATAATGCAGTGAGAACCAATTATCCTAGGGTCCTTTTTTTGCCAATTCCATAAATCCAGATCGACATCCTGTCATGGCTTGGGCCCCATCAGTACATATGCCAATTACCCATGGAAGTTTTGATGGCTAAAAAATCTTCAAGAGCAGAAAATATTTCAATGGCTTTAGTTGTTGTTTCAAGAGatgttgaaaacaatattttctcTAGGAACCGTTTTCTGTCAATAAATCGACAGTAAAACAATAACTGTGCATGCTTTGAAATATCAGTTGTTTCGTCACACTGCAAAGAAAAAAACGGTGAaccttttaatttttgcaatattgtagttgatttttttttcaaatccagAGCCATGTCATCAATTCTAAGTTTTGCTGTGTCGTTTGAGAGagaaattttttctactttattaCAACTGTCTTCACTAAGTATGGTACTACAAGCAGTAAGTAAACAAGGTTTAATTAATGACTCATCAATAGTATGTGGTTTCTTGTGTAACTATCAAAAGTGCTATTTTGTATGATGCTTTCACAGCTTTCTCATTTTCAACACGAAAATTTGCAGTTGGGTCAAGTTTCATACGTTTTAGGCTGCTTTTTTGGCAATAAAAAACTCTGGGCCTTTATCTTTCAAAGAAGAATGGTTTGTAATTAGATGCCGTTTGAAACGTCTGGGTGCATTGCATCATTACTAAGAACAGCATGGCAGTTGACACACTGAAGTAAATGACTGCCGTTTTTCTCCATAAAGGTAAAACCATATTTTATATAATCGTCTGAATACAATCTTTTCTTTGGAAGTGATTTAGCCATTTTCAAATCTGTTACACAACACTATTAAATAATTCACAAACAATCACTCTGTTATTAAATAACGACTATACTGATTGCTACAAACAGCACACAGACGCTGTCGACTGACGCGTGAGACGGAGTCACTAAACCTGAATCAGGGGTGCTTGCAATACAGTGTTGGTAAATATACTTTGGCTCCTACGATGTTGCCATACACAAGACTGTCGTGTTTACCTCAGGTTGTGTGTTTGAGTAAAACGATTTTAATCACGTTTAAAAtacgaaatacaaaatattttgttttttaacaaaatatatattttttaatttttattttttttctttgtaccCTCACGCCTCCCCTGGAATTCTCTCACGCCCCCCCAGGTTGAGAACCACTGGTGTAGAGAATTATGAGAATAGGAAAAGCTAATGtaatacaaacaaaattttactaaTCTCTCTAatcaataacaaatacctttttataataatttgatgACCATGGTACTTCAACAAAATAGTCTTTTTGATAATGTACCTAAGGGTAAATTCTGACTAAATAGATACAAAACGTTCATTCATTTGGAAATAACTTACTACTTATTGCATTTAGACAGGATTCAGACGACAATTTTGAATTCTTTACCTgctcaaaaatatttattccaaacTGATGAAGAAATTTGGAATTGTTTGAAAAACAGGTAAATAATGATCAAAAAAGGGATTATGGCAATTCTCAAGTGAATAAAGATgatttactatttatttataataacagtatttccaagaaatttaaaatactttagtcagtttaaaaaaaaagcgTCGCTACAATAATAGTTTTTTTCATAACGAATGTCAACAGGGGAAGTTTTTTCCTAAGAAAATTTCACATTTTCAATACATTTCTCATTTTTACTCAAGTAAATTTCAATAATCTTTTTCACTTAcggaaatatttaatttcaattaatcGTCAAAATTTAATCAATGGttacataatattgttttgtctataaaaattaaatttgccaAAAGTGAATAAAACTGGAATTGTTTTTAGATAAGCCCCACGTGACATGCTAGAGCTTAGGTAATTTATGTATTATGTAAAAACCAGTATAATCCCCCAATAAACTTGACCGACCACAGTTTGACTTTCAACCACAATTATATAAAGTCATGGTACCAAGGATAAAAATGATATACTTATATTCTTAAGACACTGTGAGGTTATACACTCATGATTGAACATTGAAAGTCAAATGAACCCGAAATTAACCGGGAGGGACCGTTTTGCTAAACAAAACCACGTGATTCGTATTACCATGGTTACTGCATAACCCATAGAAAATTGGCATAACCACAAAACTAGTTTTCaatgttttgcagattttttcTTAAAGACAGCAAACACGCATCTGTCGCCATTTAATACATCACTGCTGCTGCTGCCTTCTACTAAATGAGACGTAAATATTTATGAACGTGAATAGTGACGATAACtgtacctaaaaagtatataaattttaacattgtgACGTACCGCCTTAACTAGTTTCCCAGGACTGAGCAAACAGACCCATGCCCCGGGTTGCAGATTTCAGGGGGCggaaaactttataaaacaataactttaaatttttcaaaataataataacaagatcaatattgtttaattttatttgattttgttgCACAATTTATCAGCTTTATTACACTGATGCTATACACCAAATATTACCTTCATTCAAAACACCTTTCACACTtctatggtttttctccagtatgtgaTATAATATGTCATTTCAGAGCACTAGCTCGAGATTGTTTCACACTTGTACAATTTTTCACCAGTGTGCAATcttctcaaatgtttttttaaagaaCCTACATGGCTATactgtttaaaacaaaattcACACTTGTAAGGTGTTTCCCCAGTATGCATTCCCAAATGATCTTTCAAAACACCTGCTTGGCTAAACTGTttacaacaaatttcacacttgtaaggtttttccccagtgtgcactctcaaatgtgttttcaacgAACCTGCTTGGCTAAATGGTttacaacaaatttcacacttgtaaggtttttccccagtgtgcacacTTAAATGTGTTTTCAATGAACCTATTTggttaaactgtttaaaacaaattttacacttataAGGTGTTTCCCCAGTGTGCAGTCTCAAATGATTTTTTAAAGAAGCTACGCCTCttaactgcttaaaacaaatttcacacttgtaaggatTTTCTTCAGTGTGGAACTTTAAATGATCCTTCAACCTATAAAttcgagaaaactgcttaaaacaaatttcacacttataaggtttctccccagtatgcactctcaaatgtgttttcaacgAACCTGCTtggctaaactgtttaaaacaaatttcacacttgtaaggtttctcCCCAGTGTGCACGCTTGAATGAGTTCTCAATGACGTTGCTTggttaaactgtttaaaacaaattttacacttataAGGtgtttccccagtgtgcactctcaaatgattTTTCAAAGAACCTACTCCTCttaactgcttaaaacaaatttcacacttaaaaGGATTTTCTTCTGTGTGCACTCTTAAATGATCCTTAAACCTATAAAttcgagaaaactgcttaaaacaaaattCACACTTGTAAGTTTTTTTCTCAGTGTGCActttcaaatgtgttttcaacgAACCTGATTggttaaactgtttaaaacaaaattcACACTTGTAAGTTTTTTTCTCAGTGTGCActttcaaatgtgttttcaatgAACCTGCTTGGTTAAACCGtttaaaacaaacttcacacttgtaaggtttttccccagtgtgcacgctcaaatgtgttttcaacgAACCTGATtggctaaactgtttaaaacaaatttcacacttgtaaggtttttctccagtgtgcgttcTTATATGTTGTTTTAAAATATGTGCGCCaccaaactgtttaaaacaaatttcacatgtgtaaggtttttctccactATGCATTCTAAAATGATTTCCCAATTGATTTTTCTGGGAAAACTGTTTCAAACAAagttcacacttgtaaggtttttcttcaGTCACAACTTTCttattttgatttaacatttttcCTTCAGCGTGTGGACTGGTATGATTTGCTTCATAAGATGAATGTTCAATTAGTGTCTCCACAATTtccattttgttttcttcttttagataacctaaaatacaaactgactataacataaatatttgGGTATAAGGGAAATTGAAtgtaaaaagaaaatgaaaagttTTATTATTGATCTTTCGTTGAATAGTCAGATTGATTAGTTTTGTGCTGTGTGTTAAAAATACTAAGTACAAAgcgaaaaaatttcaaaaaatgctTTAAAACTTGCTCCAAGCTTTGTGTGTTGTCATATTACCTGAAATTTTCTCCTAAAGATGAATTAAAGTAAGAATAGAATAGAACATACTTCACTCTAGATTCTTTACTTGAGATTTGAATTTCCTGCATTATTTTAAAGGAATGTTGAAATGACAACACTCTAACTGAAGTTGCCTTTGTTAACAAAATATCATTTAAGTATCTAAGTAGATACTTAATTTGTTAATTGTTTCTTATATGCTCTTAAGTTAAACACATAAATAAATTGTTACTaacctttttcagttttttggttttcttcaaatgggTTAAGCTTATTTTCATGTTGTTCTATTTCAGTATTTATAGGATGTTCCTTTAAGTTTAAATAATCATATGTGTCATAAGTAGTATTTTGCCCATTGAAATCTTCCTGAACTTCACATTTAAAGCCATCCAAAAGAGCATCATCCAAGTCattatactcttctatttctattttACACGTTTCCTCgctattttcttgttttacttccattTGATTACACTTTAGGCAAAGAATATCTTTGCTTTAGGACTTGTGTAGATATTTCAATAAGATAATTATGGCAATGaatagtttatttattatatagCAAGAGGGTACGCCTTAAAAATGCATAATTTTTTGTGGATTGTGCCGAAAAAGTAAAAGAAAgctcaaattttaatgttttctttgctggAAACTAGTAAAAGGCACAAAAGTATACAGTATAGAGAAAATACAGGTGAAGTTAGCTACAAATACAAATGAACATCAAATTTGCGTTTGCGGTATTGCCATGtccttataataattattaataatatatattatattattatatgttttttgcctcaaatatgctttgaaactacatttttattatattattttatggaatcgggtatttttaaaaaaaatttaaattatataaaacacgaacgaatgaatatttgtttcttttgatattagTTGCAGTTATGCAGTtggttattagaaaaaaaaaaaaaaattaattggcctttaagctggatttatagtttgacggactgtaaacgtagacgcactggaaaaagatcaacatagaattttgtgtactcttatttataaatgaacgcaaacgcatgacggaacgtaagtgaaacgcactgcaacggaagagttcgccaactttcatcttttacagggcgttacttgcgtctggccaatcaaaaggaagaattttgtgctgtcaaccaaagtgaactgtctggcacgcccaccattttgtaaagttgtttatccatggacgtataaacataaactgtgtttatacgtccatggccctgattctaattgagatttcgactcaaaacatgtcgaaattaatatggcgacgtcgaaatgcgactttgcgaaccttgtggatttcagctgaactaaccaaacgacgtcactaaatttcgatttatcgaaattaatttcaactttaagaaagtggttgaaatttaatttcgagtcgaaattaatctgacatgactgactggactgggagaagtgaacttaggttcagtttaggtaggcggtgttttgatccttgcaaggaaaactgaggcaaaaagtattaatatggctgtgttttacggacatttgctagttttggaggaattagagaggatagatatccgacgctcataacggaggataagaagaatgttacgggatactcaaaattctttttcactaagtgatgctcaatttaggcagcaattccggcttaataaacaagctgcaaattatttaataagggtattagaaccatatttggaagaagatgtttatgcctctaggatacctaaaatgtttagggttagtattactaagctgcagtaaatttaaaaatatattagaatataaccactaagtcaaatcttagtggttataacttaaggatctcccacatcccttttttttcttgccatcttttctttcaattcaaaatataattgagaatggccactatttatgatttaacaactcaaacaagaaaaaaaagacgttcaagtaacgtaaacaaaacaaacattcaacaagcgtagtgcagccaataaacaacagggccaatccaaattttcagcagtgtcaaaatgataaagtaaatatccccagttttaactacaatcgaaatgaatcagaatcgctagcgattgcgactgtcatggcgtagtcgcttttaaatttcgacatcgaaatgaaatagaatcagggcccatgtgtttatcaatataatcaaattttgattttgttgattatttgttacaatgaacgttaagaatttataaaataataataataaataataaaaggatatTATAGTGTCATGGTTAGCCACTCTAGCCACTGTTTCTACTCATGCGAAAAAATTCCACTCCgtcgatttataaatttaaataatctttacagtccgtttgttacgtctgcagtgcgtctacgtctacagtccgtcaaactataaatccagctttagtCATCGAACAACTTCGTTGTTCGGTTGTTCCGTGCTTTGGTAGATTAGCAAATAAACTTGGCAATACTGTCACAACGTTGAAAACGCTacttgccagattgcaacagatgttcagcagatttcaattttatgactATTTTCTTGATGAAATGAAATGGTA
Coding sequences:
- the LOC140442615 gene encoding uncharacterized protein, encoding MEVKQENSEETCKIEIEEYNDLDDALLDGFKCEVQEDFNGQNTTYDTYDYLNLKEHPINTEIEQHENKLNPFEENQKTEKGYLKEENKMEIVETLIEHSSYEANHTSPHAEGKMLNQNKKVVTEEKPYKCELCLKQFSQKNQLGNHFRMHSGEKPYTCEICFKQFGGAHILKQHIRTHTGEKPYKCEICFKQFSQSGSLKTHLSVHTGEKPYKCEVCFKRFNQAGSLKTHLKVHTEKKTYKCEFCFKQFNQSGSLKTHLKVHTEKKTYKCEFCFKQFSRIYRFKDHLRVHTEENPFKCEICFKQLRGVGSLKNHLRVHTGETPYKCKICFKQFNQATSLRTHSSVHTGEKPYKCEICFKQFSQAGSLKTHLRVHTGEKPYKCEICFKQFSRIYRLKDHLKFHTEENPYKCEICFKQLRGVASLKNHLRLHTGETPYKCKICFKQFNQIGSLKTHLSVHTGEKPYKCEICCKPFSQAGSLKTHLRVHTGEKPYKCEICCKQFSQAGVLKDHLGMHTGETPYKCEFCFKQYSHVGSLKKHLRRLHTGEKLYKCETISS